GTGCTCGCGGAGATTGCTCGCCGCACCGGCGCACCGACACTTGATGATGACGCGACGATGGTCGTGCTCCATCACAACGCATCTGATCCGCCCACGCAGAGCCTCAAAGAGCGCATTGTTGTGCTCGGAAAAGTGCTCGGCCTTCGATAGGCGCGTGACACGTTCCGCGCCCCGTGGGCATCGGAAGAGCACGTTCGTCAACAAATGAGTTCCGCGTGAAGCGTTCGCGGCGATAACGCATCCCGGTGGATGCGCGGCGCGATCGATCCGCGCACAACAGGGGATAACCATGAACAAGTCGCTCGCACTTTCGCTGCTCGCTCTTCCGATCGCTTTGGCCGCGGTCGGCGGCATGGGCGCCGCCGAATACGCGTGCTGCGAGGCGGATAGCCCGGCCGGCAGCTCAGTTTCGCTCAAGCCCGTGCTGACGCTCGAGGGCGCCAATCGCGTTCTCGAGGCGGCGATCAACGAAGCCCGCAAACGCAACGCCGGCGGCGCGATCGCGGTCGTCGACGACGGGGGCAACCTCATCGCGTTTCAGCGGGTCGACGGCACATTCGCGGCGGGCGCGGAAGTTTCGATCGGAAAAGCCAGGACTGCCGCGCTCTTCAAGAAGCCGACTCGCGCCTTTGAGGAATCGATCAACAAGGGCCGAACCGCGCTTGTTGGAGTCAATGCGATGACACCGCTGCAGGGCGGCATTCCGATCGAGCGCGACGGAGCCATCATCGGCGCGATCGGCGTCAGCGGGGCGCATTCACAAGGCGAAGACGAAGAAATCGCTCTCGCCGGCGCCGCTGCTGTCGCATCCTCCGGCGCAACCTCAGCTGCAAAGTAATCGCGATTCGCTTCACACTCACGCCAAAAAACATCGAGACTTCCACATGATTACCACACGCGCTCGTTCACTCTGCCTTGTCGCCGGCCTCATGCTCGGGATCGCGGCCTCGCTCGCAGGATGTCAATCCGGACCGGGACGCTGCGTCGGCGTTGCCGACGCGACGACGAAGGACACAAAGGTGCTTCTCAATCTGGATTCGGAGGGACTTGCAATCCAAGGCTACGACCCGGTCGCCTATTTCACCGACGCGAAGGCGGTAAAGGGTGACGAATCCATCCGATCAACGTACGAAAGCGCGGTCTATTACTTCGCATCCGCACAACACAAACAGGCGTTCGATGCTGCTCCGGACAAATATGCCCCGCAGTTCGGAGGTTACTGCGCGTACGCCGCATCGATCGACGCGATTTCTCCAATCGATCCAACGTACTGGGAGGTTGTGAATGGGCGCTTGCTCTTGCAGCACAACAAGAAGGCGTGGGATCTCTGGCATCAGGACCCGGCGAGCAACCTCGTGAAAGCTGACAAGAACTGGCCCGGCATTGTGGATCGAAATGGGACCGCGCCACGTTCGCTTGTCAACGTCGATTCGAGCGGCCTCGCTCTCGACGG
The DNA window shown above is from Phycisphaeraceae bacterium and carries:
- a CDS encoding heme-binding protein, with product MNKSLALSLLALPIALAAVGGMGAAEYACCEADSPAGSSVSLKPVLTLEGANRVLEAAINEARKRNAGGAIAVVDDGGNLIAFQRVDGTFAAGAEVSIGKARTAALFKKPTRAFEESINKGRTALVGVNAMTPLQGGIPIERDGAIIGAIGVSGAHSQGEDEEIALAGAAAVASSGATSAAK